A region of the Romboutsia hominis genome:
TATTTTTAATAAAGCAAACCAAGTATAACCTATCGGTTTATTAATATTTTCGAGAACTATTCTCATCATATCTAATTAACAGAACCTTTATTATATATTTTTATGCGATTTAATAACCTATTATAGTATTACTAATAACAACCCCTTTGTGCTCAAAGTTCTAATTGTTCACTTTAGATACTCATAAGTTTTTATTCCATTCTTTTTGATAATAATTGCTGGATTTCCTATAACCGTACAATTCTTAGGTACACTTTTTACTACAACGCAGTTTGAACCTATAATACTATTTTCACTGATTTTAACATCCCCTATAATTTTAGCTCCTGATGTAATTTTTACATTATCACATATAGTCGGACAGTCAATATCATTTGAATATCCTATTGTAACCTGTTGATTTATCCAACAATTTTCACCTATACTTTTCGCAGAAATTATAGTACTAAATCCATGCTGTATAAATAGTCCTCCCCCTATATCTGGTGTAAATATGTATAAGGAATTTAGAGGTCTATAAAATAAAGGAAGCACTATTTTTCCTAGTATTTTATTTTTCCTACTAATTCTATAATAAAATAAGTTTCTATACTCAGGATAGTTAACTAGCAAATAGTTAAGAGTCGTATTCAAAGAATTTCTGTCAATATGCTTGATATTTTTCCATCGCTCTATATCTTTTTTTATTATACCTTTATCTTTACTTATATTGTAGATTATCATTGCAGGTATTGATCTAACTATATTTATATTTTCCCAAATGCATTGATAGTTCATATTACCACCTTACTTAAAATTTACTTATATGTTATAGAAGTAATTAAGTTAATACTTAAACTTTAACATGATATATTTTAATTTATTTATTATTTTCTCTGTCATACTAACGTTTACAAATTTGCTTATTGTATCTTCCAAATTATTTCTTCTAAATTCATTAAAAAATCTCTCTCTTTTTCTATTATAAGATACAGGTTTTACAATACATGGATTACGAGATATTGCATAATTTAAATCTGTATCTAATGTACTAATTTTTTCTTCTATATTTTTAAAAAATAATTTTCCTTTTCTACTGTTTATCAATATTAATGACACACCTTTTTCATCATAAAAATCTAAATGCTTTTCTTCGATCCCCCAGTAATCAGCTAACGATATATCACTATTGTTTCTGAAATCTTTAGCTGTACAGTTATAGCATGAAGGCCTTAAATATAAATCATTTAAGAACCCTTTCATATATAAGTCTTCTCTATGAGTATTGCTATATTCTTTTCCATTTTCAAACTTAACTTTAAAGCTAAAATTTTTCCACCCTTTGTCCTTTTCTCTAAATCCAATGTATTTTATTTCAGAATTAAATTTTTTACTTATTAATTCTTTGTATTCTTTGAATATTAATGGACTAGGGACACCATGACAAATAATATCCACTGTTATCAAATTACTATAATCTTTTCTTAAAAATAAGTTTAGCCCCTTTATTTGGCATTGTGTCCCACTAAATAAAACTAGTTTACCTTCCTGTAAATATTTTCTTGCTTTGATATAGGTATCTCCTATTTTGCTCTGAACGTACTTTGATCCTTTAAATTTTTCACAAAGCTTCATAGTAGATGCTTCTATATGCTCTACCTCAAACTTATCATTAAATGCTGCTCCGAATACTATTCCTTCATTCTTAATTATGTATTCACATAAATTTGTAAATACACCTCCCGATGAGCTTGACACTTGAATTTCATCATTCTTACTTTTACATGCATATGGAATAACATTAAATTCAATTTTCTTTATTTCATTTATAGTAGGACATATATTGCTGCATAAATTACACCCTATACATTTATCATGATCTACTATTGGATACCAAAATCCTTCATCATCAATTTTCATACTTATACAATCATAAGGGCATATATTAACGCAACCATAGCACCCACAACAACTTTCCTTTTCTATTATATTAATCATTCTTAAGCCTCTCCAAAACTATTTTTGTACACAAGTTACTTTTTATTAGATATATATCAAAAACCACTACTTTACAAAAAATCTACCTGACTAAACCATATATTCTATCAGTTTACATAATTATAGTAATATAAATATACTTTTCATTTTACTTACTATAATTAGTTCTTATATCACCATATTCTATAAAATTTTAGTACAGGTTAATAGGTAAAAATAAACTTATAGTATTTATGTAAGATTTTTTCTCTTTTGCATATTAGAGTCTATATAGTTTAATCTTTTCCTGTTTTGCTCTACCACTTTTGACAGTAGTGGTGATATTTCAAATGATTTATCACAATACCACTAGGAAGTTACCTTATAATTTTAGTATTTATAAAAATCCTTAAGTAACTATAGTTTAATACATACTTTATCATATGTTTTTGTAATCTAATTGCAAAGTTAGGTATTTAATACTACAACTTTTCTTATTAGTTTAGTTCTTGATATAAGCATAATGTAACGCACATTCATAAAATTATTTCCATTATATTTGGCATAATCAAATACCTTATATCTATTTTAGAATCTATCTCTAAGGTTTTGCTAAATAATATCATCAATAGAATTATTTTTATCATTCAATACAGTAGAACTATTAAGCATTCTATTTAAAGTTTTTGTATAAATTATATAGACTGATATGATCAAATTTTAAATAATATAAGTACAAATATTTCAAAACTTATTTCTAGAAAATATCTCTATATTCAAAAATACTCTTAATATTTTTAAAGTTAATTTATTGTTAATAATAATATAATTGATTTTCTCATTTATTATTTCTGATTTTAGTATTATTAATTACTTATAGCGCGGTGTTAATGATTTATATTTTACAAATATTACGCTTTATTTATTTTCTTCATAAGCATTTTAATTAATATATTAAACTCTTCTATATTAAATAGTTTTATTAATACGGCATAAGCTATTGCTCCTACACTTATAGATAAACCTAAAGATATTATTTCATCACCAAAATTAAACTTTAATATACTCAGTATATTATTATAGGTAATATAAGTAATAATTCCCATAATTATCGAAGATATAGTAGTTTTACAGGCTACCTTCATTATTTTATCTTGTCCAAAATATCCAATCTTTTGTTTTAGTTTTTTCAAGAAAAGAAATACACATATTATAGATGATATACTAGTTGCTAGCGCTAATCCAGCATGTCCCATCTTCTTTACTAATAACAAATTTAAGCCAATATTTATTAACATTGATATTATTCCATTTACCATTGGTGATTTAGTATCTTTTAATGAATAAAATATTCTTCTTAATATATCTCTTAAACCAAGTCCTACCAATCCAATAGAATACATAATTAAAGCAATTGATGTCATATTAGTAGCCGTTTCATCGAATGCCCCTCTCTGAAATAGAACCTTTACTATTGGTTCTGATAAAACTATTGCTCCTACTGATATAGGTATTGCTAAAATAATTATACAATTTATACATCTTTCAATTATCTTTTTTATTTCTTCTTGGTTATTTTCAGACGATAATTTTGAAAGTATTGGATACATAACAGATCCTACCGATGCTATAAACAGAACAAGTACAAATTCATTTAATCTGTTTGCATAGTTTAATGCTGAAATACTTCCTTCTACCAGTGTTGAAGCTAGTGTTCTATCAATCATAGCATTAGCTTGGGTTACCATAACACCTATAAATACAGGCAACACAAGAATAAACATTTTTTTTAAGTAAGGATCTTTAAAATCTACCCTTAACTTGTATTTATATGAATATTTCTTTGCAAATGGAATCAAGAAGATAAATTTAGTTATAATTGCTATTAATGTTCCCCATACCATAAACTTAGGTCCTATCCAAATACTCATTATAATTGATGCAATTATTATAATATTGTATGGTACAGAAATTAATCCAGGTATTGTAAAATTATTATGAATTTGAAGATATGCTACCATTATATCGGTCAATCCAATAAATATAATGCCTAAAACTAATATTCTAGTAAATTCTATTGTAGTTTTAAGAATTTCGCCTTCAAAT
Encoded here:
- a CDS encoding serine O-acetyltransferase, translated to MNYQCIWENINIVRSIPAMIIYNISKDKGIIKKDIERWKNIKHIDRNSLNTTLNYLLVNYPEYRNLFYYRISRKNKILGKIVLPLFYRPLNSLYIFTPDIGGGLFIQHGFSTIISAKSIGENCWINQQVTIGYSNDIDCPTICDNVKITSGAKIIGDVKISENSIIGSNCVVVKSVPKNCTVIGNPAIIIKKNGIKTYEYLK
- a CDS encoding Coenzyme F420 hydrogenase/dehydrogenase, beta subunit C-terminal domain, translated to MINIIEKESCCGCYGCVNICPYDCISMKIDDEGFWYPIVDHDKCIGCNLCSNICPTINEIKKIEFNVIPYACKSKNDEIQVSSSSGGVFTNLCEYIIKNEGIVFGAAFNDKFEVEHIEASTMKLCEKFKGSKYVQSKIGDTYIKARKYLQEGKLVLFSGTQCQIKGLNLFLRKDYSNLITVDIICHGVPSPLIFKEYKELISKKFNSEIKYIGFREKDKGWKNFSFKVKFENGKEYSNTHREDLYMKGFLNDLYLRPSCYNCTAKDFRNNSDISLADYWGIEEKHLDFYDEKGVSLILINSRKGKLFFKNIEEKISTLDTDLNYAISRNPCIVKPVSYNRKRERFFNEFRRNNLEDTISKFVNVSMTEKIINKLKYIMLKFKY
- the murJ gene encoding murein biosynthesis integral membrane protein MurJ → MSRVLKATIGLMLVTLLAKVLGFGRELVLASIYGTSSYSDAYLTAMNIPNVIFSAIGATLSTTFIPLYFETNKVGGKEKSLEFANNILNIVVITSIILAIVSLVFTKPLVKLFAIGFEGEILKTTIEFTRILVLGIIFIGLTDIMVAYLQIHNNFTIPGLISVPYNIIIIASIIMSIWIGPKFMVWGTLIAIITKFIFLIPFAKKYSYKYKLRVDFKDPYLKKMFILVLPVFIGVMVTQANAMIDRTLASTLVEGSISALNYANRLNEFVLVLFIASVGSVMYPILSKLSSENNQEEIKKIIERCINCIIILAIPISVGAIVLSEPIVKVLFQRGAFDETATNMTSIALIMYSIGLVGLGLRDILRRIFYSLKDTKSPMVNGIISMLINIGLNLLLVKKMGHAGLALATSISSIICVFLFLKKLKQKIGYFGQDKIMKVACKTTISSIIMGIITYITYNNILSILKFNFGDEIISLGLSISVGAIAYAVLIKLFNIEEFNILIKMLMKKINKA